A region of Streptomyces sp. WMMC500 DNA encodes the following proteins:
- a CDS encoding VOC family protein: protein MSRVSVRYIVDDVDDAVDFYTTRLGFTLDQRPAPGFAALARGDLYLLLSAPTGPGGAAQAMPDGRRPEPGGWNRIQLTVDDLDATVAALRTAGAVFRNDVVTGRGGRQILLDDPAGNAVELFEPAPRQP, encoded by the coding sequence ATGAGTCGCGTATCCGTCCGCTATATCGTCGACGACGTCGACGACGCGGTCGACTTCTACACCACCCGTCTGGGCTTCACACTCGACCAACGGCCCGCGCCGGGGTTCGCCGCCCTGGCCCGCGGCGATCTGTACCTGCTGCTGTCCGCCCCGACGGGCCCGGGCGGCGCGGCGCAGGCCATGCCCGACGGGCGGCGGCCCGAGCCGGGCGGCTGGAACCGCATCCAACTGACGGTCGACGACCTGGACGCCACGGTGGCCGCGCTGCGTACGGCCGGGGCGGTATTCCGCAACGACGTCGTCACCGGCAGAGGCGGCCGGCAGATCCTGCTCGACGACCCCGCCGGCAATGCGGTCGAACTCTTCGAGCCCGCACCCCGTCAGCCGTAA
- a CDS encoding DUF3558 family protein, with protein MTRADDDASTRNRPGRATALAVALLLASGAAAACDAGGENKAGGGNPRPRDASATPSGAGTSAATGSTTPPSTVSGGPLTLAELARRPCRAIDDEDTGSSKLGIFTDATETNYDAKSCQWGARGGLVSFTPYTSTDQTKAEKFKHLTQKNISGNRALLGGITDHGRETYVLLVSVGGNQSFRLMVVPLGEDAPGPDAPTLATNFAKAILTHLK; from the coding sequence GTGACCCGAGCAGACGATGATGCATCCACCAGGAACCGCCCGGGCCGGGCAACGGCTTTGGCCGTGGCCCTGCTCCTGGCGTCGGGTGCGGCGGCCGCGTGCGACGCGGGTGGGGAAAACAAGGCAGGCGGGGGCAACCCCCGCCCGCGCGATGCCTCCGCTACGCCGAGCGGCGCGGGCACCTCGGCAGCGACCGGTTCCACAACACCGCCCAGCACCGTGTCTGGCGGTCCGCTCACCCTTGCCGAGCTGGCCCGGCGTCCCTGCCGCGCGATCGACGACGAAGACACCGGCTCCAGCAAGCTTGGGATCTTCACCGATGCGACGGAAACGAACTACGACGCCAAGTCCTGCCAGTGGGGCGCACGAGGCGGGCTGGTGTCCTTCACCCCCTATACGTCGACGGATCAGACGAAGGCCGAGAAGTTCAAGCACCTCACACAGAAGAACATCAGCGGTAACCGGGCGCTGCTGGGCGGCATCACGGATCACGGCAGGGAGACATACGTCCTGCTCGTCTCCGTAGGCGGAAATCAGTCCTTCAGGCTCATGGTCGTCCCCTTGGGCGAGGACGCCCCAGGCCCGGACGCCCCGACTCTGGCCACTAATTTCGCGAAAGCGATCCTCACCCACCTCAAATGA
- a CDS encoding Imm53 family immunity protein — METRDLLRALGAWYAEQCDGDWEHEFGVKIETLDNPGWLIQVDLPGTSKDGVTLAPEQEEGIDGSWLHRSADGRILRVACGPEDLERAVRATLDFLST; from the coding sequence GTGGAAACCCGTGATCTGCTGCGCGCGCTGGGGGCCTGGTATGCAGAGCAGTGCGACGGTGACTGGGAGCACGAGTTCGGGGTGAAGATCGAGACCTTGGACAACCCCGGATGGCTTATCCAGGTCGACCTGCCCGGCACGAGCAAGGACGGCGTCACCCTTGCGCCCGAACAGGAGGAAGGCATCGACGGTTCCTGGCTGCACAGATCCGCGGACGGCCGCATCCTGCGGGTGGCGTGCGGCCCCGAGGACCTGGAGAGAGCGGTCCGGGCGACCCTGGACTTCCTCTCGACCTGA